The Paenibacillus sp. FSL R7-0204 genome includes a region encoding these proteins:
- a CDS encoding PadR family transcriptional regulator yields the protein MTETAFYILLALTKPRHGYGIIKHVDELSEGRLRLGSGTVYGTLTKMNKDGLITVFADEERKTVYEVSELGKEVMRAEIGRLKELHRNAVTSEEEFQ from the coding sequence ATGACCGAGACGGCGTTCTATATTCTGTTGGCCTTAACCAAGCCGCGCCACGGATATGGAATTATTAAGCATGTGGATGAGTTGTCGGAAGGACGGCTCCGGCTGGGCTCCGGTACAGTGTATGGAACCTTGACCAAGATGAATAAGGATGGACTGATTACCGTATTTGCCGATGAAGAGAGAAAGACGGTGTATGAGGTGTCTGAGCTGGGGAAGGAAGTCATGCGCGCTGAAATCGGCAGATTAAAGGAACTTCACCGCAACGCCGTCACCAGTGAGGAGGAATTTCAATGA
- a CDS encoding DUF7002 family protein, with protein sequence MNPSLIDAITKSPLRTAFYHFTRAVNLPAMAALDAIYSSAVLSPAHAAGVRRSAAHRVSYAGQAATLNAHLRITPEAMAPGTTAEEFRRCLDCHVFLWPTWRDCLAMAAMYSRREPGEVFAVLKLDARSVLAGHYARVRLSKYDSGSSPRFPHRMSYRKSCAMLLPLAEFMSSTGQAIPVKPSEIKEVLVESKLAPISQYVQTVYCSQPQLVPELWQPLCQPLILSPS encoded by the coding sequence ATGAACCCCTCCCTGATTGATGCCATCACCAAAAGCCCGCTCCGCACCGCCTTCTATCATTTCACCCGGGCAGTGAATCTGCCCGCCATGGCTGCCCTTGACGCCATTTATTCCTCTGCGGTGCTGAGCCCCGCTCATGCAGCCGGAGTGCGGCGGAGTGCGGCGCACCGGGTAAGCTACGCCGGGCAAGCCGCGACTCTGAATGCCCATCTGCGCATTACGCCTGAGGCAATGGCTCCTGGGACAACGGCGGAAGAGTTCCGCCGCTGCCTGGACTGCCATGTGTTCCTGTGGCCGACCTGGCGCGACTGCCTCGCAATGGCTGCGATGTATTCGCGCAGAGAGCCGGGTGAGGTCTTCGCTGTGCTGAAGCTCGATGCCCGCAGCGTCCTGGCGGGTCACTACGCCCGCGTCAGGCTGTCCAAATACGATTCCGGCAGCTCCCCCAGGTTCCCGCACCGCATGTCATACCGCAAGAGCTGCGCTATGCTGCTCCCCCTAGCCGAATTCATGTCCTCCACCGGACAAGCTATCCCCGTCAAGCCTTCGGAGATTAAAGAGGTGCTGGTTGAGAGCAAGCTGGCCCCCATCAGCCAGTATGTACAGACGGTCTACTGTTCACAGCCGCAGCTTGTGCCTGAGCTCTGGCAGCCATTGTGCCAGCCTCTGATTCTTTCGCCAAGCTAG
- a CDS encoding YihY/virulence factor BrkB family protein has translation MNSTSGSRSGTFKFIKQLWVKINDDDVQGIAAQLTYYLILSLFPFLIFIMTLIGYANISLEKNIEQLEQIMPAEAISIIEEILQDVSAGRSQTLLSFGMLATLWAASKGINAIIKGLNRAYEIDESRVFWKIRGIALLATLTIGFVVLLSILLLVLGSWLKTQVFLLVDLPYGFQKLWDLLQYAIPLLVMFIVFTLLYWIAPSRRLALREVMPGALFTTIGWITTSILFSVYVNQFSDFSKTYGSLGGVTVLLIWLYISSFIILAGGEINAVLLNRKVKSMPFSSFKGQKLP, from the coding sequence ATGAACAGCACTTCCGGCAGTAGAAGCGGCACTTTCAAGTTCATCAAGCAGCTATGGGTGAAAATCAACGACGATGATGTCCAGGGCATCGCTGCGCAGCTGACCTATTATTTAATCCTGTCCCTGTTTCCTTTTCTCATCTTCATCATGACCCTAATCGGGTATGCGAATATCTCCCTGGAGAAAAATATAGAGCAGCTGGAGCAGATCATGCCCGCCGAAGCCATCTCTATCATAGAAGAGATTCTGCAGGATGTATCCGCCGGACGCAGCCAGACACTGTTATCCTTCGGGATGCTGGCTACCCTGTGGGCCGCCTCCAAAGGAATCAATGCCATCATCAAGGGGCTGAACCGTGCCTACGAGATTGACGAGAGCAGAGTGTTCTGGAAAATCCGGGGGATCGCCCTGCTCGCAACCTTGACGATCGGGTTCGTCGTACTGCTCAGCATTCTGCTATTGGTCCTTGGCAGCTGGCTCAAGACGCAAGTCTTCCTGCTGGTTGACCTTCCCTATGGGTTCCAAAAGCTCTGGGATCTGCTGCAATACGCGATTCCGCTGCTTGTGATGTTCATCGTCTTCACCCTGCTGTACTGGATTGCTCCCAGCCGCAGACTGGCGCTGCGGGAGGTTATGCCTGGGGCGTTGTTCACCACCATCGGCTGGATTACGACCTCGATTCTGTTCTCGGTATACGTCAATCAATTCAGTGATTTCTCCAAAACCTACGGCAGTCTCGGGGGCGTAACAGTGCTGCTAATCTGGCTGTACATCAGCTCTTTTATCATCCTGGCCGGAGGCGAGATCAATGCCGTGCTGCTGAACCGCAAGGTGAAGAGTATGCCCTTCAGCTCCTTCAAAGGACAGAAGCTCCCATGA
- a CDS encoding DUF2812 domain-containing protein, which yields MRTVFRPFWSYDLPGTEAWLADMAGKGWRLEEWSLLLRRFTFREAEPIRLTYQLAYHSAKHSSMSPYLAAEGWSKPLQQGKWSLYENDRSPLQISAYPSRKDVLKRNRIISYLFMGILVYLLLIALIPLLVLGLTFNQDTPVRIQPSPMWAVTWVAAAGALALLVLAIYSIVKLQAASKVFLPNHQDLKKAPGPQKPAGTTMARMKLGWMYAPDRLEQWLEDKEKQGWNLYKVGFGGTRFHFSKGRPRRMTYHADYQVIADEGYFELHQEAGWTRLYSSPFSLQKWTLWSREEQNAAEQQEIYSDPVHRLKQARKVAISYTLLFLPMILLYSFNLSAFIDGMLRGGITAFQAWNTSIMFLSILLFGSFAGRTWLYYRRLKQE from the coding sequence ATGAGAACTGTATTTCGGCCCTTTTGGAGCTATGATCTCCCGGGGACAGAAGCCTGGTTGGCCGATATGGCCGGCAAGGGATGGCGTCTGGAGGAATGGAGCTTACTGCTGCGGCGCTTTACCTTCCGGGAGGCTGAGCCCATCCGGCTAACTTATCAGCTGGCTTATCATTCAGCCAAGCATTCATCCATGTCTCCTTATCTTGCCGCAGAGGGATGGAGCAAGCCGCTGCAGCAAGGAAAGTGGAGCCTGTACGAGAATGATAGGTCACCGTTACAGATTAGCGCCTATCCTTCACGTAAGGATGTCCTGAAGCGAAACCGCATCATCTCCTATCTTTTCATGGGAATCCTGGTGTATTTGCTGCTCATTGCACTTATTCCATTGCTTGTACTGGGGCTCACCTTCAATCAGGATACTCCAGTGCGTATTCAGCCAAGTCCGATGTGGGCTGTCACCTGGGTTGCAGCAGCGGGAGCCCTGGCCCTGCTTGTTCTTGCAATCTACTCTATAGTGAAGCTCCAGGCTGCCAGTAAGGTATTTCTGCCAAACCATCAGGACTTGAAGAAGGCTCCCGGACCACAGAAGCCTGCCGGCACTACGATGGCTCGGATGAAGTTAGGCTGGATGTACGCCCCTGACCGGCTGGAGCAATGGCTGGAAGACAAAGAGAAGCAGGGATGGAATCTCTATAAAGTAGGCTTCGGGGGAACGCGGTTCCATTTCAGTAAGGGCCGTCCGCGCCGCATGACCTATCACGCCGACTATCAGGTCATTGCCGATGAAGGATATTTCGAGCTGCATCAGGAGGCTGGCTGGACGAGGCTCTACAGCTCTCCCTTCTCTCTGCAGAAATGGACCCTCTGGAGCCGGGAGGAGCAGAACGCTGCGGAGCAGCAGGAAATCTATAGTGATCCGGTCCACCGCCTGAAGCAGGCACGTAAAGTCGCCATCAGCTATACCCTGCTGTTCCTGCCCATGATCCTGCTCTACAGCTTTAATCTGTCGGCCTTCATTGATGGCATGCTACGGGGTGGAATCACCGCTTTCCAGGCGTGGAACACTTCAATTATGTTCCTTTCCATTCTGCTCTTCGGCTCGTTCGCGGGCAGAACCTGGCTATATTACCGGCGGCTCAAGCAGGAATAG